A genome region from Geminicoccus roseus DSM 18922 includes the following:
- a CDS encoding transposase encodes MHQWMNVAITPLRGQIEKVFGTMKRRYLYRRVRYRGMIRNRCQLWLLCMAMNPPRAGQLTG; translated from the coding sequence TTGCACCAATGGATGAACGTCGCGATCACGCCGCTGCGCGGCCAGATCGAGAAGGTCTTCGGCACCATGAAGCGACGCTACCTCTACCGCCGGGTCCGCTACCGCGGGATGATCCGCAACCGCTGCCAGCTGTGGCTGCTCTGCATGGCCATGAACCCACCAAGAGCCGGTCAGCTCACCGGCTGA
- a CDS encoding transposase — MPDATTLSCFRIELAEAGLAEMVFDALNRRLEQGGLFIKAGTMIDATLVEADVKRPPMREGEVSERDPATGFTRRGQRSLFGYKAHLAVDQGTDLIRKAILTSANIGESTAADALICGDEAAVLADKADESMTRREALAAIGIVDRIMHRRQAGKRQPNCTNG; from the coding sequence ATGCCGGACGCAACCACCTTGTCGTGCTTTCGGATCGAATTGGCCGAGGCAGGTTTGGCGGAGATGGTCTTCGACGCCTTGAACCGGCGGTTGGAACAGGGTGGCCTCTTCATCAAGGCGGGCACCATGATCGATGCGACCTTGGTGGAAGCCGACGTGAAGCGACCGCCCATGCGCGAGGGTGAGGTGTCGGAGCGGGACCCTGCCACCGGCTTCACCCGCCGAGGACAACGCAGCTTATTCGGCTACAAGGCACATCTGGCCGTGGATCAAGGCACCGACCTGATCCGCAAGGCGATCCTGACCAGCGCCAACATCGGCGAGAGCACTGCCGCCGATGCCCTTATCTGCGGCGACGAGGCGGCGGTGCTGGCCGACAAGGCCGATGAATCGATGACGCGGCGAGAGGCCTTGGCCGCCATCGGCATCGTCGACCGGATCATGCACCGCCGGCAGGCAGGCAAGCGCCAGCCGAATTGCACCAATGGATGA
- a CDS encoding transposase, translated as MLLQQWYPLSDRDLEEALVDRLSFRRFCGLGL; from the coding sequence TTGCTCCTCCAACAGTGGTACCCTCTTTCGGATCGTGATCTCGAAGAAGCCCTGGTCGATCGGCTGAGCTTCCGGCGGTTCTGTGGCCTGGGTCTGTAG
- a CDS encoding TPR end-of-group domain-containing protein gives MGDAERARYWAARALAIEPDDLHTQYNVACVHSLLGNADEALALLEQVIPRASNDRKAWMAQDPDLDPLRDHPRFKLLLRSMQK, from the coding sequence TTGGGAGACGCCGAGCGCGCGCGGTATTGGGCGGCGCGTGCGCTCGCGATCGAGCCGGACGATTTGCACACGCAGTACAACGTCGCCTGCGTACATTCATTGCTTGGCAATGCCGATGAAGCGCTAGCACTGCTTGAGCAAGTCATTCCGCGTGCCAGCAACGATCGGAAGGCATGGATGGCACAGGATCCCGACCTCGATCCGCTACGTGACCATCCGAGGTTCAAGCTACTGCTGAGGTCGATGCAGAAATGA
- a CDS encoding HupE/UreJ family protein: MILRLILALAFCLLTPALAAGHEIRPAFLQIDEVASQRYEMLWKVPTRGGLVQDIRPAFDPGFTLTQRPGETIVDGFVIFRYSLAGDTELPGTTLRIDNLDRTTIDTLVNVELRDGTHHSFLLRPRDSAVTIPEAPSAWAVVRTYSWLGMQHILEGVDHLAFVAALMLVVRGWPMLLKTVAAFTVAHSITLALATLGYVTLPPPPVETLIALSILLVAAEAIHLRRGRASLATRWPWVVAFAFGLLHGLGFAGALSEIGLPQRDIPLALLFFNIGVELGQIAFITLILITLAALRRLTPLPKSAPAAAAYGIGTISAFWVFERLNGMFF; encoded by the coding sequence ATGATCCTGCGCCTGATTCTTGCCCTTGCCTTCTGCTTGCTCACGCCAGCCCTGGCGGCGGGACATGAAATCCGCCCTGCCTTCCTGCAGATCGACGAGGTCGCGTCGCAGCGCTACGAGATGCTGTGGAAGGTGCCGACCCGCGGCGGCCTGGTGCAGGACATCCGTCCGGCCTTCGATCCGGGCTTCACCCTGACCCAGCGGCCAGGCGAGACCATCGTCGATGGCTTCGTCATCTTCCGTTACAGCCTTGCGGGCGACACGGAGCTGCCCGGCACCACATTGCGCATCGACAATCTCGACCGAACAACGATCGACACGCTGGTCAATGTCGAGCTGCGGGACGGCACGCATCACAGTTTTCTGCTGCGGCCGCGCGACAGCGCCGTGACGATTCCCGAGGCACCCTCCGCCTGGGCCGTGGTCCGGACCTATTCATGGCTGGGGATGCAGCACATCCTCGAAGGCGTCGATCACCTGGCCTTTGTCGCCGCGCTGATGCTGGTCGTGCGCGGCTGGCCGATGCTGCTCAAGACCGTGGCCGCCTTCACCGTCGCTCACTCGATCACGCTTGCCCTGGCTACCCTCGGCTATGTCACCCTGCCGCCGCCCCCGGTCGAGACGCTGATCGCGCTCAGCATCCTGCTGGTCGCCGCCGAGGCCATCCACCTGCGCCGGGGTCGCGCCAGCCTCGCCACCCGCTGGCCCTGGGTCGTCGCCTTCGCCTTCGGCCTGCTGCACGGGCTGGGCTTCGCCGGGGCGCTGAGCGAGATCGGCCTGCCGCAGCGCGACATCCCGCTTGCGCTCCTGTTCTTCAACATCGGCGTGGAACTGGGTCAGATCGCCTTCATCACTCTAATCCTTATCACCCTCGCCGCCTTGCGCCGGCTGACTCCCTTGCCGAAGTCCGCGCCCGCCGCAGCGGCCTACGGCATCGGGACCATCTCAGCCTTTTGGGTGTTCGAGCGGCTAAACGGGATGTTCTTCTGA